One genomic region from Streptomyces venezuelae encodes:
- a CDS encoding serine protease — MNDPTTPRSMNPSTNSSTDRSTNPSTPRRATRRSVLRTLALAGVLAGTSLSTPNPLAVAADGAPETYALTIRHLDRAGAATGGYQTTVTGISGPGAEASATPYDESGTVTVRLPKGRYLLDSTLLGADPAAGTDWIVQPRLDLDRDTAVTVDARTTVPVDVRPQETGARYLHSMAFVEATHEGTTRSANIMMSSDRLRVAHLGPAAEAGSVKEWIDTYWSGERADYALGYTFKSDRALTGLVRHPEQGALATVKVRAAAPAGATGPGFVDIQPSAGPTVGLNQPLAPRATATFLVTPERGRWDVGYAAADIPGKQPNRYSANDFAVRAGATTTHTFDNAVYGPSLDASSGARPAGLRDGDTLALDLPLLADGEGHAPTAPRFHTATTTLHRNGVLIGTNNGTPGRARFTTTPGSAAYKLTATATHGSGPTAGGRVTAAWTFTSAATAGPAALPLSTVRFAPDLDLDGTAPAGALVGVPVTVQGTAATTGVRSLTVSMSTNGGTTWTRVPVLDGRAGFRTPAAGGTVSLRAELTDTAGNTLTQTLRNAYRTS; from the coding sequence ATGAACGATCCCACGACACCCCGGTCCATGAACCCGTCGACGAATTCGTCCACGGACCGGTCGACGAACCCGTCCACACCCCGCCGTGCGACCCGCCGCTCGGTCCTGCGCACCCTGGCCCTGGCCGGAGTCCTCGCCGGCACCTCCCTCTCCACGCCGAACCCCCTCGCGGTCGCCGCGGACGGTGCCCCCGAGACGTACGCGCTGACCATCCGGCACCTCGACCGCGCGGGAGCGGCGACCGGTGGCTACCAGACGACGGTCACCGGCATCTCAGGCCCCGGAGCCGAGGCCTCCGCCACCCCCTACGACGAGTCCGGCACGGTCACCGTCCGCCTGCCCAAGGGCCGCTACCTGCTCGACTCCACCCTGCTCGGCGCGGACCCGGCCGCAGGAACCGACTGGATCGTCCAGCCCCGCCTGGACCTGGACCGCGACACCGCGGTCACCGTCGACGCCCGCACCACGGTCCCGGTGGACGTCCGCCCGCAGGAGACCGGCGCCCGGTACCTCCACAGCATGGCGTTCGTCGAGGCCACCCACGAGGGAACCACCCGCTCGGCGAACATCATGATGTCGAGCGACCGCCTCCGGGTGGCCCACCTCGGGCCCGCCGCCGAAGCGGGTTCGGTGAAGGAGTGGATCGACACCTACTGGTCCGGCGAGCGCGCCGACTACGCGCTCGGCTACACCTTCAAGTCCGACCGCGCCCTGACGGGTCTCGTCCGGCACCCCGAACAAGGCGCGCTGGCCACCGTCAAGGTCCGGGCGGCGGCCCCTGCCGGAGCGACAGGGCCCGGATTCGTCGACATCCAGCCGAGTGCCGGCCCGACCGTCGGCCTCAACCAGCCCCTCGCACCGCGCGCCACCGCCACCTTCCTCGTGACCCCGGAGCGCGGCCGGTGGGATGTCGGCTACGCGGCCGCCGACATCCCCGGGAAGCAGCCCAACCGCTACTCCGCGAACGACTTCGCGGTGCGCGCGGGCGCCACGACCACGCACACCTTCGACAACGCGGTCTACGGCCCCTCCCTCGACGCCTCGTCCGGCGCCCGGCCCGCGGGCCTCCGTGACGGCGACACCCTCGCCCTCGACCTCCCCCTCCTCGCGGACGGGGAGGGCCACGCGCCGACAGCGCCGCGCTTCCACACCGCGACCACGACGCTCCACCGGAACGGCGTCCTGATCGGTACGAACAACGGCACCCCGGGCCGTGCCCGGTTCACCACCACCCCCGGCAGCGCCGCATACAAGCTCACGGCCACGGCGACCCACGGCAGCGGCCCGACGGCGGGCGGCCGCGTGACGGCGGCCTGGACCTTCACCTCGGCGGCAACGGCGGGCCCGGCCGCACTCCCGCTCAGCACGGTCCGCTTCGCCCCGGATCTCGACCTCGACGGCACCGCCCCGGCCGGCGCCCTGGTCGGCGTCCCGGTGACCGTCCAGGGCACGGCGGCGACGACGGGCGTCCGCTCCCTCACGGTGTCGATGTCCACGAACGGCGGCACCACCTGGACCAGGGTCCCGGTCCTCGACGGCCGGGCGGGGTTCCGCACCCCCGCCGCGGGCGGAACGGTCTCGCTCCGCGCCGAACTCACCGACACCGCGGGCAACACCCTCACCCAGACCCTGCGAAACGCCTACCGCACCAGCTGA
- a CDS encoding CU044_5270 family protein, with the protein MNANRKTHSTHSPSDERLRGELAELLPPPPVPELEPEREHELRYAVLRDALASGPAARRPRSARAVPRFAWIAAPAAACALVAGVVVLAPAETPAGAKGRIEAGQPTAPDAGRLLSRAALAAAAAPAPDARPQDFVYIRSLAAHAGRGAAGGVATLPPVRQREVWLSADGSRPGLLREAGAADSVLSPSLPVYELDHPGASPRPSTLEAGPASVTNPTHAYVATLPTDPEALLRLIREETRGDGGDADQRAFRAIGTLLAETWAPPKVTSALYEAAARIPGVSVLPSAKDAAGREGVAVARTAEGEQTQWIFDRATSVFLGERTVLVETTAAGKKGTVLGLSAVLAKGAVERTGERPGGPGV; encoded by the coding sequence ATGAACGCCAACCGAAAGACGCACTCGACGCACTCCCCCTCCGACGAGCGCCTGCGCGGCGAGCTGGCGGAGCTGCTCCCGCCGCCGCCCGTGCCCGAACTCGAGCCCGAGCGGGAGCACGAGCTCCGGTACGCGGTCCTGCGCGACGCCCTGGCCTCCGGGCCCGCGGCGCGCCGCCCGCGTTCCGCCCGCGCCGTCCCCCGTTTCGCCTGGATCGCCGCGCCCGCCGCGGCCTGCGCCCTTGTGGCCGGGGTCGTCGTCCTCGCGCCGGCGGAGACTCCGGCCGGGGCCAAGGGGCGGATCGAGGCCGGGCAGCCGACGGCGCCCGACGCCGGACGGTTGCTGTCCCGCGCGGCGCTCGCCGCCGCCGCCGCTCCGGCGCCGGACGCCCGTCCCCAGGACTTCGTCTACATCAGGAGTCTGGCCGCCCACGCCGGGCGCGGCGCCGCCGGTGGCGTCGCCACGCTGCCGCCCGTCCGTCAGCGTGAGGTGTGGCTCTCCGCAGACGGCAGCCGCCCGGGGCTCCTGCGCGAGGCCGGCGCGGCCGACTCCGTGCTCTCCCCGAGCCTGCCCGTGTACGAGCTGGACCACCCCGGCGCGTCACCGCGGCCGTCCACCCTGGAGGCCGGTCCGGCGTCCGTCACGAATCCGACGCACGCGTACGTGGCCACCCTGCCGACCGACCCCGAGGCTCTGCTGCGGCTGATCCGGGAGGAGACCCGCGGGGACGGGGGCGATGCCGACCAGCGGGCCTTCCGGGCGATCGGGACGCTGCTCGCCGAGACCTGGGCCCCTCCGAAGGTGACGTCCGCGCTGTACGAGGCCGCGGCGCGGATCCCCGGGGTCTCCGTCCTGCCGTCCGCGAAGGACGCCGCCGGGCGTGAGGGCGTCGCCGTCGCCCGTACCGCCGAGGGCGAGCAGACCCAGTGGATCTTCGACCGGGCCACGTCGGTGTTCCTCGGGGAGCGCACGGTGCTCGTCGAGACCACGGCCGCGGGGAAGAAGGGCACCGTGCTCGGACTCTCGGCCGTCCTCGCCAAGGGCGCCGTCGAGCGGACCGGCGAGCGGCCCGGCGGCCCCGGCGTCTGA
- a CDS encoding RNA polymerase sigma factor: MRDRFRAGDPAALGEAYDEHARVLYHYAFRVCGDRAAAEDVVSATFLEAWRCRGKVHADGGTLRPWLLGIATNIMRGAAREARRRDAALARLPERGVLPDFADDVLARMTDGEQVRAARAALGRLRRREREVFTLVVWAGLDYAAAGEALGVPVGTVRSRLSRARERLRKLADAELRALRRRQRAAGAGAVGPGAAGPGAVGSSAVGSSAVGRSVGRAAGERPAAEPSARPVGRTVVQSAVRSAPVPRTTPENQA; the protein is encoded by the coding sequence ATGAGAGATCGTTTCCGCGCCGGAGACCCGGCGGCGCTGGGCGAGGCGTACGACGAGCACGCGCGGGTCCTGTACCACTACGCGTTCCGGGTGTGCGGCGACCGGGCGGCGGCTGAGGACGTCGTCTCCGCCACGTTTCTGGAGGCCTGGCGCTGCCGCGGGAAGGTGCACGCCGACGGCGGGACCCTGCGGCCGTGGCTGCTGGGCATCGCGACCAACATCATGCGCGGCGCCGCGCGGGAGGCGCGGCGGCGGGACGCGGCGCTCGCCAGACTCCCCGAGCGCGGTGTGCTGCCCGACTTCGCCGACGACGTCCTCGCCCGGATGACGGACGGCGAGCAGGTACGGGCGGCCCGTGCCGCGCTCGGCAGGCTCCGGCGCCGCGAGCGGGAGGTCTTCACGCTCGTCGTGTGGGCCGGCCTCGACTACGCGGCGGCCGGGGAGGCGTTGGGGGTACCGGTCGGGACCGTGCGGTCCCGGCTGTCCCGGGCGCGTGAGCGGCTTCGCAAGCTCGCCGACGCCGAACTGCGTGCGCTTCGGCGGCGACAGCGGGCCGCTGGGGCAGGGGCGGTGGGGCCAGGTGCGGCCGGGCCGGGGGCCGTCGGGTCTTCCGCCGTCGGGTCTTCCGCCGTCGGCCGTTCCGTCGGACGGGCCGCAGGTGAGCGGCCCGCTGCCGAGCCTTCCGCTCGCCCCGTTGGTCGGACCGTCGTCCAGTCCGCTGTCCGCTCCGCCCCCGTGCCCCGAACGACCCCGGAGAACCAGGCATGA